The following nucleotide sequence is from Campylobacter sp. MIT 12-8780.
AATTTAAAGAAAAATATCTTGAGACTAAACATCCTTATCCTGCTTTGCTTGATTGTGATGTTTTAAATGAGAATTTAGAACAAAGACAAAAGAGTGTAGAAGATGAGGATAAAGTTAATAAAAGCTTATCTTATGCTGATATAGAAGCTGATATTGCTTGGGAGTTGAATTTGGGGTTGCCAAAAGGCTATAAGTTTATAATTATCACCGCTTCTTTTACTGCACATTCTGCTGTTATACGAAGCTTAAAAAAGTGCGATGTGCATATTATGAACGATCATGTCATTGATGATATAAAAAGGCATTTTATTTATGATTACACACAAAGCCTAGAAAATAAAGCTGCTGTAGCCATAAACATTACTTTATATAATGTTGCTCGTGGATTGTTAAATGCCCAAAGAATGCTTTCATTCACTCATCATACAAGCCCTATTTTATGGGTGGTGCGTGATCCTATATCAAGACTTAAATCAAGCCTAAACAATTCTTGGGCTAAGGCAAATTTAGCTTATACTTTTGATGAAAATAGTGATTTATCTGCCCTTGATAATAGACTTTATTTTCCTATAGATATAAATAAAAATTTAAAAGAACGCATTAAAATTTCTTTAAGTATCAATACCCTTGCTTACGCACCATTATTTGAATATAGCCAAAAATTAGGTTTTTCTCACATTTCTTTTCTTGACTTTAAAGAACTTGATGAAAACAAACTTTTTGATACTTTTTCTAATCTTGCTCAAAAATTTGATTTTAATACGCCTCAAAACAAAGATGATTTTTCTCATACTACACATATTCAGCTTTTTCATGGTATTTTACCTTTGCGTTATACAATAAAAAATACAGAAGTTCTCATCAGTGCTTATAAAGATGGAGGCGTTGAGATAAGTGAGCTTTTAGGCTTAAAAAAAGATTTTTTTGAAAGAAAGATTCATATCTATACAAAAGAAGAAAACATAACCATCATAAAAAAAGAAAAAGCTTTATTTAAAGAACAAATTCAAAACTTTATCCTTGCTTTGAAAAATGTTATTGACTATACCAATGAAAATTTAAAAACAACAGAAAGAAAAATTATTGATTTAGCAAGCAAAGATCAAGAATTAAGACTTTTACTGAAAGAAACTTTAGATAAAGAAGCTGATTTTATAAAACAAACTCGCCCTGATATCATCGCTTCTTGGAAGTATTATAATGAATTTGAAAAAATGTGTGAGGAGTTGGATAATTAAACACTCTTTGTTTTGAAAAAATGCCGATATTTATCAATACTTGATTTGCGCTAAACACACAAAGCATTTAACTGCAAATCAAGCTTTTTAACTCTTTTTCTTTAAAATTTCTTTCTTTGCACATCAACGATGATTTCATTAGCGATATCATCTACTTTTTGAGAAAGATCATTGGTTTGATTCACTACTTCAAGACTTTCTTGCATCATTGTTTTTAAAGAAGCTATGCTATCATTGATGATATCAAGTCCTTGGGCTTGTTCTTTTACTGAATCAGACATTTCATTAATGCTTTGAGTGAGTATATTGATATTTACTTCGATTTCACTTAAGGATTTTCCTGTTCTCTCAGCCAAATTTCGCACCTCATCAGCTACCACCGCAAAGCCCCCCCTGCCATGTTCGCCAGCTCTTGCAGCTTCAATAGCTGCATTGAGGGCTAAGAGATTGGTTTGCTCAGCTATATCTTTGATCACAACAACGATATTTTTAATATCTTCAGCCTTTAAGCTTGCCTCACCGGTTTTTTCGCTTGCACTATGCATAGATGAGCTGATTTGCTCTACGGCTGCAGCTGAATCTTCAAGCGAGTGCATTTGCGCTTTGTTTTCTTCGACAAGCTTAAGCATAAGTTCTTTAAGCTCATCAGATGAGCGAGCCAAATTATGTGCGAAATTTGATGAAGTGCTAAGCATATTTTTGATCTCTTTGCCTAAGATATTTGTAGTTACTTCAATATTTCCTTGAGCATTTTTAATCTCAGTTGTAAAATCCAAACTTTTGTATGCCTCAAATACCCGTTTGATTTCGTTCGTATCAGAGCCGATCTTTTCTTGCAAATCATCAAACAGGGTATTTAAAACATCTTTAAGCTTTGAAAG
It contains:
- a CDS encoding DUF2972 domain-containing protein — encoded protein: FKEKYLETKHPYPALLDCDVLNENLEQRQKSVEDEDKVNKSLSYADIEADIAWELNLGLPKGYKFIIITASFTAHSAVIRSLKKCDVHIMNDHVIDDIKRHFIYDYTQSLENKAAVAINITLYNVARGLLNAQRMLSFTHHTSPILWVVRDPISRLKSSLNNSWAKANLAYTFDENSDLSALDNRLYFPIDINKNLKERIKISLSINTLAYAPLFEYSQKLGFSHISFLDFKELDENKLFDTFSNLAQKFDFNTPQNKDDFSHTTHIQLFHGILPLRYTIKNTEVLISAYKDGGVEISELLGLKKDFFERKIHIYTKEENITIIKKEKALFKEQIQNFILALKNVIDYTNENLKTTERKIIDLASKDQELRLLLKETLDKEADFIKQTRPDIIASWKYYNEFEKMCEELDN